The Lonchura striata isolate bLonStr1 chromosome Z, bLonStr1.mat, whole genome shotgun sequence genome window below encodes:
- the RFESD gene encoding Rieske domain-containing protein, which produces MLDLIILSLHFFICFLISIAIWYGPKDVDSHSSSTRGAEMEPDCLILIGKEEDIKKSQRITAKINGREIVVFYHEGKFHALDSRCYHEGGPLYLGEIEDIDGQACIVCPWHKFKITLETGEGLYEGINPLEPSPTPKWQSKGVKQRIHKVTIDSGNVYVSPLDLSVSFDSDYFAEKYKNGGELAMGKQNHSEVTE; this is translated from the exons ATGCTGGACCTCATCATCCTCAGCCTTCATTTCTTCATCTGCTTTCTCATCTCCATTGCAATCTGGTATGGACCAAAG GATGTGGATTCACACAGCTCAAGCACACGAGGAGCTGAAATGGAGCCAGATTGTCTTATACTCATTGGCAAAGAAGAGGACATAAAGAAGTCCCAAAGAATAACAGCCAAAATCAATGGTAGAGAAATTGTTGTTTTCTACCATGAGGGGAAATTTCATGCTCTGGATTCTCGCTGCTACC ATGAAGGAGGCCCTTTATATCTTGGAGAAATAGAG GATATTGATGGACAAGCATGTATTGTTTGTCCTTGGCATAAGTTTAAAATTACCTTGGAAACAGGAGAAGGATTGTACGAAGGAATAAATCCTCTGGAGCCATCACCAACACCAAAGTGGCAATCAAAAGGAGTCAAACAAAGGATTCACAAGGTCACAATAGACAGTGGAAATGTTTATGTGAGTCCTCTAGATTTGTCCGTGAGCTTTGACTCTGATTATTTTGCTGAAAAGTACAAAAATGGTGGTGAATTAGCtatgggaaaacaaaaccactcAGAAGTCACAGAATAG